The uncultured Bacteroides sp. genomic sequence GTGATGGAAGGTGGTTTTGTGCAACTTATCCAAAATGGGTATGGTGGGTATGTTTTTGATAATCCTTTTGCAAAATCTATGAGGATGTTTGGAGCCGAAGAGTTTGCCAAACTTATTTATAAGGCAAAGAAAATATATGATGCACATAAGGAAGATCTGGAAAAGGAAAGAAGTGAAGATGATTTTATGGCAATGTATGAGCAATATGAAGAATTTGATGATCTGGAGGAAGAATTCCTGAATTCAGAAGAAGAAGTCTCTTCTATTATTGCCGAATATATTGATGAACATTTGGAGGAATTTGCAAATATTAAATAATACCATGCAGTAATGTACGAAATGCTGCGTTTTCTCTGAAATATTATATTTTGTACATTCAAACTTAATAAACACGGAAAATGAAAAAAATTAAATTTATTGTTTTGTGCCTTACTTTGCTAATGGTTCCTTTCTTATCTTCATGTCTTAATAATACATCGGATGATAATACTACTCAATCTAGTTATGGATATGCAAAAGTAGTGAGTTACATGGGCTCATATTGGCTGGTAGTTGATAGTGGTGAAAAGCTTATTCCAACTTCGGCATCTTTAGCTGCGATGACAAGTAATGGAGCTGATTTGAGTAAAATTGACAGAGCATATATTGGATATACACTTGTTGATAAAAATGAAATAACAAAGCAGGCTTCTTTACCTGCATCTTCAAGACAATATAGCGTAATTCTGAATTATATAGCAAACATAACTCATGGAGTTACCAGTGTTGAAAAAGGTACAGTAAACGATACAATTAAAAGTGACCCTATTGTTAATCTTGCTCTGATGACAACAAACAGTGAACTGCTTTTAACAAATGGATATTTAACTATAGCTAATTCTTATTATTTTACTAAACCTTCTTTGCATTATT encodes the following:
- a CDS encoding DMP19 family protein; the encoded protein is MATTIQISDSALKEAASLGMDEFLNVFTNKYLEIIGGDLNADKMNLLNGFQHSVLAYHFFREEVMEGGFVQLIQNGYGGYVFDNPFAKSMRMFGAEEFAKLIYKAKKIYDAHKEDLEKERSEDDFMAMYEQYEEFDDLEEEFLNSEEEVSSIIAEYIDEHLEEFANIK